In one window of Henckelia pumila isolate YLH828 chromosome 1, ASM3356847v2, whole genome shotgun sequence DNA:
- the LOC140874052 gene encoding uncharacterized protein, which yields MKRVMKKQFVPNHYYRDMYMRLQTLRQGPTSVEDYYKDLEATMIRTNIEEDNEATMLKRRGAGRLPSGGGSSTSWHPNIAKQEDNKPVYKPKSETKLEAPKLVAKGTSETCNARSRDIKCFRCQGIGHISSQCPNKKLMIINACGDVESESDGENYDDMPALVDPDDEDGFRAIVGELLVTRRILNTQHKEEEESQRENLFHTRCFVNGKEFDDLFSEKLPQGLPPLKGIEHQIDLVPGSALPNCPAYRSNPEETKELQRKFVVVYFDDILVYSKTFDDHVGHLRVVLITLRAEHLYANLKKCVFCTSKLVFRGFVVSAQGVKVDEEKIECDALGVGIGDFLTQGGRPVAYFSENLSGAFLNYPNYDKDFYVLVRVLETWQHNLRPKEFVIQTDHDSLKHLKGQ from the exons atgaagcgtgtcatgaagaagcaGTTTGTACCTAACCATTATTATCGTGATATGTACATGCGtctacagactttgaggcaggGTCCAACaagcgtggaggattactacaaggatTTGGAGGCCACAATGATCCGGACCAACATTGAGGaagataatgaagctacaatg CTCAAGAGAAGAGGAGCTGGCCGATTACCTTCCGGTGGAGGATCGTCGACATCTTGGCATCCGAACATTGCTAAACAGGAGGATAACAAGCCGGTGTACAAACCAAAATCTGAAACCAAATTGGAGGCACCAAAGCTAGTAGCAAAAGGTACATCTGAAACTTGTAATGCTCgatctagagatattaaatgttttagatgtcaaggtaTTGGCCATATTTCTAGCCAATGTCCAAATAAGAAGTTGATGATTATTAATGCTTGTGGTGATGTGGAGTCTGAAAGTGATGGGgaaaattatgatgatatgcctgCGTTAGTAGATCCTGATGATGAGGATGGGTTTCGGGCTATTGTTGGTGAATTATTGGTGACTCGGAGAATTTTAAATACACAACATAAGGAGGAGGAAGAGAGTCAGAGGGAAAATCTTTTTCATACTCGTTGTTTTGTGAATGGGAAG GAGTTCGATGATTTATTTTCGGAGAagctacctcaaggattaccacctttgaagGGGATTGAACACCAAATTGACTTGGTACCCGGGAGTGCATTGCCAAATtgtccagcttataggagcaaTCCAGAGGAAACTAAGGAGTTGCAACGAAAG TTTGTGGTGgtgtattttgatgatatcttggtatatAGTAAAACTTTTGATGATCATGTGGGGCATTTGAGAGTTGTACTAATCACATTGCGTGCTGAACACTTATATGCTAACTTGAAAAAGTGCGTGTTTTGTACAAGCAAACTCGTATTTCGTGGCTTTGTTGTGAGTGCACAAGGTGTGAAAGTTGATGAAGAAAAG attgaatgtgatgcattaggtgtaggaattggagaCTTCTTGACACAAGGGGGAAGGCCAGTGGCGTACTTCAGCGAGAATTTGAGTGGAGCATTCTTGAATTATCCTAACTACGACAAGGATTTTTACGTGTTGGTGAGGGTACTTGAGACATGGCAGCACAACTTGAGGCCAAAGGAGTTTGTGATTCAGACGGATCATGATTCCTTGAAGCATCTCAAGGGGCAATAG